The sequence ATCGAGGTGGAGGGGCGGATAGCCCGGCTCGTGGTGGATGCCGCCCGTGCGCTCGACCGCGTACTGCGTACCGGGCGCGGCACGTCGCAGGCGCTCGGCGACATCGAGCACCGTGGCGGAGGGGAGGGGCCTGACCCGTACGAAGCGGTAGGGCACGCCGCGCTCCCGGTCGGGGGTGCGCAGGTCGACGACCGCCGCGCCGTTGCCGCAGATCGCGAGCCCGTGGCCGTCGACGTGCCCGGCGACCACGTCCATCCAGCGGGCGGGCCGCCCGGTGACGAAGAAGACGGTGACGCCCGCGCGCTCCGCGGCGGCGAGGGCCGCGAGGGTGCGCGGGGAGACGGTCTTGTCCTCGCGCAGGAGGGTGCCGTCGAGGTCCGTCGCGATGAGGCGGGGTCTGGGCCCTGGTGGGATCTCCGGCCAGGCGCGGTCGGAGACCGAGGGCGGCGCGGAGTGGGGGGAGCCGCCAGCGAGCCGCAACCGGGTGGTGACGGCGGCTCTCTCCGCGTCGGCCTCTCCAACGGCGCCCGCCTCGCCGTTCGTACGGGCCGGGGGCGCTTCGTCGTCGGCGCACGGCCCCTCGGACGGCTCGGGGCCGGTGATCGCGCGCACCGGTGCGGGCTCGCTCTTCGCGCGGGCGCCGGACTGCGCGGACCGGGACGGACGGTTCGTACCGGGCTGGACGGCCGCAGGCCCTGCGGTCGGAGAGGTCGCTGAGGTCACTCCGGCATTGTGGCGCATATGCCAGCACGGGCGTGCGACTTCCCGCACAGATGAGCCATTCGCGCCCCCTAAGAGCGCAACGCGCCGCGCGCACCCATGGGACCGCGCGCCAAACCCCGTGTCCTGGACAGACGCCGCTTTCCGGTCAGCCGGGCCCGGGGCCCCTGGGGGCGTACGGCCCGTACGCGCCCCTGCGCGGCGCGCCCATCCGTCACCCCGCTCCCCCGCACCCGCCCGCGCGCCCTCGGCCCACCCCGCGCGCCCAAGCGCCCCGCCCCGCTCCCGCCCGGCCCCGCACAACGGCCCCCGACCTGCCTACCGGCCGCCTGCCCACGCACCGCCGGTCGGGTCCCTGGAGGGGCCGTCCCCCGGCGAGGCGGGTGAGGCGGAGGGCCGCTCCCCGGACACGGCCTTCGGCCACGGAGAATCGGCCGAAAAAGAGAGCGACCCAAACGGCCGGGCGGGCCGGGGACGGCTTGACGGGGCCCGCACCGCTCGAAAGATCAGGGAGCGCTCGACCCGTGGAGGCGTCTCGGGGCCCCACGCGCTAGCGTCGCCGCTGCCACTTCGGCCACCGCGTGCGTGGTGGCGTGCGGCCCGGGGCGCGTCCGCGCCAAGGACCCAT comes from Streptomyces sp. Tu6071 and encodes:
- a CDS encoding HAD hydrolase family protein, with protein sequence MRLAGGSPHSAPPSVSDRAWPEIPPGPRPRLIATDLDGTLLREDKTVSPRTLAALAAAERAGVTVFFVTGRPARWMDVVAGHVDGHGLAICGNGAAVVDLRTPDRERGVPYRFVRVRPLPSATVLDVAERLRRAAPGTQYAVERTGGIHHEPGYPPLHLDPASSIAPIAKLLGLDSGPVPQPEESEPVLKLLAHHPDLAPDAFLRLARDTVGDLVAVTRSSPTALLEISAREVSKASTLAQCCAERGIASEDVIAFGDMPNDIEMLTWAGRSWAMGNAHPEVRLAASAVTHPNTEDGVAAVIERLLA